The following proteins are co-located in the Salinigranum halophilum genome:
- a CDS encoding CoxG family protein, producing the protein MEFSGEFELEGVSPEDAWIVLSDPIAVRDALKGCRYITRIEDDDFNFDDYEPEEDIETLPDANPDVVAERAFVEGGVYAALMQVGVGSVKPRFETRVTIEERTFPKMVATGGGDASNSSFEMESWMDIQETETGSVVKWGTEADVSGRIAQLGGRVMNPVADKIVSNFFKNIQKQMTGFEESEKSSGIRDRLSGLL; encoded by the coding sequence ATGGAGTTCAGTGGTGAATTCGAGCTGGAAGGTGTATCGCCGGAGGACGCGTGGATCGTTCTCTCGGACCCAATCGCAGTACGCGACGCCCTCAAGGGGTGTCGCTACATCACGCGTATCGAAGACGACGATTTCAACTTCGACGATTACGAGCCCGAGGAGGACATCGAGACACTCCCGGACGCGAACCCGGACGTCGTCGCGGAGCGCGCGTTCGTCGAGGGTGGTGTCTACGCCGCGCTGATGCAGGTCGGCGTCGGTAGCGTCAAGCCGCGATTCGAGACGCGCGTCACCATCGAGGAGCGCACGTTCCCGAAGATGGTCGCGACGGGCGGCGGCGACGCCTCGAACAGTAGTTTCGAGATGGAGTCGTGGATGGACATCCAGGAGACAGAGACCGGTTCGGTCGTCAAGTGGGGGACCGAGGCGGACGTCTCCGGGCGCATCGCCCAACTCGGCGGGCGGGTGATGAACCCCGTCGCCGACAAGATCGTCTCGAACTTCTTCAAGAACATCCAGAAGCAGATGACCGGCTTCGAAGAGAGCGAGAAGTCGAGCGGCATCCGCGACCGACTCAGCGGACTTCTCTGA
- a CDS encoding (2Fe-2S)-binding protein: MSKKDITITVNGTERELSVEPRRLLVHAIREDLDLTGTHIGCDTGNCGACTVYKDGEAVKSCLMFAVQADGSDMTTVEGMDKLPEAGMGRSDDLHPIQEGFHQMHGLQCGYCTPGMIMAGKALLDKNLDPTEAEIRENISGNLCRCTGYQNIVKSIQYAADVLNDREPPESPVEHPGDQEAAADGGVEFDCGAGCGCDVDVGGDDR, translated from the coding sequence ATGAGCAAGAAGGACATCACCATCACCGTCAACGGCACCGAACGGGAACTGAGCGTCGAGCCCCGGCGGCTCCTGGTCCACGCCATCCGCGAGGACCTCGACCTCACCGGCACACACATCGGCTGCGACACGGGCAACTGTGGCGCCTGCACCGTCTACAAGGACGGCGAGGCCGTCAAGTCGTGTCTCATGTTCGCCGTCCAGGCGGACGGCAGTGACATGACCACCGTCGAGGGCATGGACAAACTCCCCGAGGCGGGGATGGGTCGTTCCGACGACCTCCACCCGATTCAGGAGGGCTTCCACCAGATGCACGGCCTCCAGTGCGGCTACTGCACCCCCGGGATGATCATGGCGGGGAAGGCGCTGCTCGACAAGAACTTGGACCCGACGGAGGCCGAGATCAGAGAGAACATCAGCGGCAACCTCTGTCGCTGCACCGGCTATCAGAACATCGTCAAGTCCATCCAGTACGCGGCGGACGTGCTCAACGACCGCGAACCCCCAGAGTCGCCCGTCGAACACCCCGGCGACCAGGAGGCCGCCGCGGACGGCGGTGTCGAGTTCGACTGTGGCGCTGGCTGTGGCTGTGACGTCGACGTCGGAGGTGACGACCGATGA
- a CDS encoding heavy metal translocating P-type ATPase: MSQHRSQIDIQGMSCANCSQSIADAVGALDGVSEVNVNFATDEGTVEYDPAVVSLGRIFEAIEEAGYHPVTESVTVAITDMSCANCSETVQEALAGTPGVVDADVNYATDEAQVRVNPAEVNRSTLYDAIEDAGYTPVREDGADGDGDGDSGTDARDAARQAEIRRQLRLTLFGAALATPLLFFIVEKLLLGGSVLPDRVFGVEFGWVQFLLATPVQVVLGWPFYRNSYKALVKNGRANMDVLIALGSTTAYLYSVAVLGGAIAGSLYFDTAALILVFITLGNYLEARSKGQAGEALRKLLEMEAETATLVDDEGNEREVPLEDVAVGDRMKVRPGEQIPTDGVVVDGQSAVDESMVTGESVPVEKREGDEVVGSTINENGVLVVEATKVGSDTALQQIVQTVKEAQSRQPDIQNLADRISAYFVPAVIANALLWGLVWYLFPATLAGVVEWLPLWGLVAGGPAVAGGSVSVFEFAVIVFASAVLIACPCALGLATPAATMVGTTLGAQHGVLFKGGDVLERAKDVDTVVFDKTGTLTKGEMELTDVVAFDEKRPVTDGGALAEPDRLTEETVLRLAASAERGSEHPLARAIVDGARARGIDVPEPDRFENVPGHGVRATVDGDEVLVGNRKLLRDNGIDPDPAAETMERLEREGKTAMLVGRVPADASASADASAGELLGVVADADTVKESAKEAVSALRERGVDVMMLTGDNERTARAVAERVGIDPENVRAGVLPEDKSDAVEAIQAEGRKAMMVGDGVNDAPALAVAYVGTAIGSGTDVAIEAADVTLMRDDPLDVVKAIRISDATLAKIKQNLVWALGYNTAMIPLASLGLLQPVLAAGAMAFSSVSVLANSLLFRRYSPEEDYELFGKLRR, from the coding sequence ATGAGCCAGCATCGAAGCCAGATCGACATCCAGGGGATGAGCTGTGCGAACTGTTCGCAGAGCATCGCCGACGCCGTCGGTGCCCTCGACGGCGTGTCGGAGGTGAACGTCAACTTCGCCACCGACGAGGGGACCGTCGAGTACGACCCGGCGGTCGTCTCGCTCGGGCGGATCTTCGAAGCCATCGAGGAGGCCGGATACCACCCCGTCACGGAGTCGGTGACGGTCGCCATCACGGATATGTCGTGTGCGAACTGCTCGGAGACGGTGCAGGAGGCACTCGCGGGGACGCCGGGGGTCGTCGACGCGGACGTCAACTACGCGACCGACGAGGCGCAGGTCCGCGTCAATCCGGCGGAGGTGAACCGTTCGACCCTCTACGACGCCATCGAGGACGCGGGCTACACACCCGTCAGGGAGGACGGAGCGGACGGCGACGGTGACGGTGACTCGGGGACCGACGCCCGCGACGCCGCCCGCCAGGCCGAGATTCGGCGTCAGCTGCGCCTGACGCTGTTCGGCGCGGCGCTCGCTACCCCCCTGCTCTTTTTCATCGTCGAGAAGCTCCTGCTGGGTGGGAGCGTCCTCCCCGACCGGGTCTTCGGCGTCGAGTTCGGCTGGGTCCAGTTCCTGCTCGCCACGCCGGTGCAGGTGGTCCTCGGCTGGCCGTTCTACAGGAACTCCTACAAGGCGCTCGTGAAGAACGGCCGCGCCAACATGGACGTCCTCATCGCGCTGGGGTCGACGACGGCGTACCTCTACTCCGTCGCCGTGCTCGGTGGGGCCATCGCCGGGAGCCTCTACTTCGACACGGCGGCGCTCATCCTCGTGTTCATCACGCTCGGCAACTACCTCGAGGCCCGCTCGAAGGGCCAGGCCGGCGAGGCGCTCCGGAAGCTGCTGGAGATGGAGGCCGAGACGGCGACCCTCGTCGATGACGAGGGCAACGAACGCGAGGTCCCACTGGAGGACGTCGCGGTCGGCGACCGGATGAAGGTGCGCCCCGGCGAGCAGATTCCGACGGACGGGGTCGTCGTCGACGGGCAGTCCGCAGTCGACGAGTCGATGGTCACCGGCGAGTCGGTCCCCGTCGAGAAGCGCGAGGGCGACGAGGTCGTCGGCTCGACCATCAACGAGAACGGCGTCCTCGTCGTCGAGGCGACGAAGGTCGGGTCGGACACCGCGCTGCAACAGATCGTCCAGACTGTCAAGGAAGCGCAGTCGCGCCAACCCGACATCCAGAACCTCGCCGACCGCATCTCGGCGTACTTCGTCCCCGCGGTCATCGCGAACGCCCTGCTGTGGGGGCTCGTCTGGTATCTGTTCCCCGCGACGCTCGCCGGCGTCGTCGAGTGGCTCCCGCTGTGGGGGCTGGTCGCGGGCGGCCCTGCCGTCGCCGGCGGGAGCGTCTCGGTCTTCGAGTTCGCCGTCATCGTCTTCGCGTCGGCCGTGCTCATCGCCTGCCCCTGCGCGTTGGGGCTGGCGACGCCGGCGGCGACGATGGTCGGTACCACCCTCGGCGCACAGCACGGCGTCCTGTTCAAAGGCGGTGACGTCCTCGAGCGCGCGAAGGACGTCGACACCGTCGTCTTCGACAAGACGGGGACGCTCACGAAGGGCGAGATGGAGTTGACCGACGTCGTCGCCTTCGACGAGAAGCGCCCGGTCACCGACGGGGGCGCGCTCGCCGAACCCGACCGACTCACCGAGGAGACGGTCCTCCGCCTCGCGGCCAGCGCCGAGCGCGGGAGCGAACACCCGCTCGCCCGGGCGATCGTCGACGGAGCGCGAGCGCGCGGCATCGACGTGCCCGAACCCGACCGCTTCGAGAACGTCCCGGGTCACGGCGTCCGGGCGACCGTCGATGGAGACGAGGTGCTCGTCGGCAACCGGAAGCTACTCCGCGACAACGGCATCGACCCCGACCCCGCGGCGGAGACGATGGAGCGACTCGAAAGGGAGGGGAAGACGGCGATGCTCGTCGGCCGCGTGCCTGCCGACGCGAGCGCGTCCGCTGACGCGAGCGCGGGCGAACTCCTGGGCGTGGTCGCCGACGCCGACACGGTCAAAGAGAGCGCGAAGGAGGCCGTGAGCGCCCTCCGCGAACGCGGCGTGGACGTGATGATGCTCACGGGCGACAACGAGCGGACCGCCCGCGCCGTCGCCGAACGGGTCGGCATCGACCCCGAGAACGTCCGCGCGGGGGTCCTCCCCGAGGACAAGTCCGACGCCGTCGAGGCCATCCAGGCCGAGGGACGCAAGGCGATGATGGTCGGTGACGGCGTCAACGACGCCCCCGCGCTCGCGGTCGCCTACGTCGGCACGGCCATCGGGAGCGGGACCGACGTCGCCATCGAGGCCGCCGACGTCACGCTGATGCGCGACGACCCGCTCGACGTGGTGAAGGCCATTCGAATCTCGGACGCGACGCTCGCGAAGATCAAACAGAACCTCGTGTGGGCGCTCGGGTACAACACGGCGATGATTCCGCTGGCCTCGCTGGGCCTGCTCCAGCCGGTGCTCGCCGCCGGGGCGATGGCCTTCTCGAGCGTGTCGGTGTTGGCGAACAGCCTGCTCTTTCGGCGGTACAGCCCCGAGGAAGACTACGAACTGTTCGGGAAGCTTCGGCGGTAG
- a CDS encoding DUF7553 family protein, producing the protein MNKHFRDAWYYLGRATDHLRIGLAEELAPVEAAARERFGWEETDDESDEPRTRLDRVKTEFRRVDTEPVRKARERIGQYRGRPPAE; encoded by the coding sequence ATGAACAAACACTTCCGAGACGCCTGGTACTACCTGGGTCGAGCCACTGACCACCTCCGCATCGGACTCGCGGAGGAACTCGCCCCCGTCGAGGCGGCCGCGCGCGAACGGTTCGGGTGGGAGGAGACCGACGACGAGAGCGACGAACCCCGCACGCGACTCGACCGCGTGAAGACCGAGTTCCGGCGCGTCGACACCGAACCCGTGCGAAAGGCGCGCGAGCGCATCGGCCAGTATCGCGGTCGCCCACCGGCGGAGTAA
- a CDS encoding molybdopterin molybdotransferase MoeA yields the protein MLSIPEAARRVHALRRSTLATRPTETVPLAECGGRTLATDVVADADQPPHSHATMDGFAFDATEEYPLRLRDSAVFPEDEPSDIGEREAVRIATGAPLPAGANAVLKREEATVTEEGGEEYLDGPTLSPWTYVYRRGSNVSAGETLFTAGERLSAKDTILLRDLGHESVEVHERLSVALLATGTEIHEGRHTDLDSPMLAALVRAWGHEATYEGSVPDDYETVRDRVSELADGYDVVVTTGGTSVGKKDYAIRALAELGDVLFHRVRIRPGKPIAVADFGDAVAFAIPGKPVGAHAVTTLVARPFFVGETRRPTVTATLSRGFDIGVEGFDYVVPVTLSGDDEALPLGHVDSPLTVYDETFDPSVLSSSTRATRADGFVVTDSGIEAGTSVEVVPYDVVER from the coding sequence ATGCTGTCCATCCCCGAGGCGGCCCGCCGGGTCCACGCGCTCCGCCGGTCGACGCTCGCGACGCGCCCGACGGAGACGGTCCCGCTCGCCGAGTGCGGCGGTCGCACGCTCGCCACCGACGTCGTCGCCGACGCCGACCAGCCGCCGCACTCGCACGCGACGATGGACGGCTTCGCGTTCGACGCGACCGAGGAGTACCCGCTCCGCCTCCGCGACTCCGCCGTCTTCCCCGAGGACGAGCCGTCCGACATCGGTGAGCGCGAGGCCGTTCGAATCGCGACGGGCGCACCGCTCCCCGCGGGCGCGAACGCGGTCCTCAAACGTGAGGAGGCGACGGTCACCGAAGAAGGGGGTGAGGAGTACCTCGACGGCCCGACGCTCTCACCGTGGACGTACGTCTATCGCCGCGGGAGCAACGTCTCTGCGGGCGAGACCCTCTTCACTGCGGGCGAGCGGCTCTCCGCGAAGGATACAATCCTGCTCCGCGACCTCGGACACGAGTCCGTCGAGGTGCACGAGCGCCTCTCGGTCGCGTTACTCGCGACTGGGACCGAGATACACGAGGGCCGACACACCGACCTCGACTCGCCGATGCTCGCCGCGCTCGTGCGCGCGTGGGGTCACGAGGCGACCTACGAGGGGTCGGTCCCCGACGACTACGAGACGGTCCGGGACCGAGTCAGCGAGTTGGCCGACGGGTACGACGTCGTCGTCACCACCGGCGGGACGAGCGTCGGCAAGAAGGATTACGCCATCCGGGCGCTCGCAGAACTCGGCGACGTGCTGTTCCACCGGGTCCGCATCCGCCCGGGCAAACCAATCGCCGTCGCCGACTTCGGTGACGCCGTCGCCTTCGCCATCCCGGGGAAACCCGTCGGTGCCCACGCCGTCACGACCCTCGTCGCCCGGCCCTTCTTCGTCGGCGAGACGCGGCGGCCGACGGTGACGGCGACGCTCTCGCGCGGGTTCGACATCGGCGTCGAGGGCTTCGACTACGTCGTCCCGGTGACGCTCTCGGGGGACGACGAGGCCCTCCCGCTCGGCCACGTCGACTCGCCCCTCACGGTGTACGACGAGACGTTCGACCCGAGCGTCCTCTCTTCCAGTACGCGGGCGACTCGTGCCGACGGGTTCGTCGTGACCGACAGCGGCATCGAGGCGGGGACGTCGGTCGAGGTCGTCCCCTACGACGTCGTCGAGCGATGA
- a CDS encoding FAD binding domain-containing protein, translating into MKAAQFEHHEPTTLDEAVSLLGSLDEPAILAGGQSLIPMMRFRLARPETVIDLNRIADLDFLEESDGHLRIGALCRHVDIEESDLIAETYGSFFDAAPLVADPQIRNRGTVVGSVAQSDPKGDWGTVLLAHDGEVVANGPDGERTIPADEFFLLPYDNMLDETELITELRVPVPTENEGSAYHKLKRKVGDYAMVGVAARVVLEDGVITDAGVALTAVDITNIGVPDAEEILVDETPSGDLFKRAGEAAAETAHPESDEHGSADYKENMTRVLTQRALASAVERAR; encoded by the coding sequence ATGAAAGCAGCCCAATTCGAACACCACGAACCGACGACACTCGACGAGGCGGTGAGCCTCCTCGGCAGCCTGGACGAACCGGCCATCCTCGCGGGCGGACAGAGCCTCATTCCGATGATGCGTTTCCGCCTCGCCCGTCCGGAGACCGTCATCGACCTGAACCGCATCGCTGACCTCGACTTCTTAGAAGAGTCGGACGGGCACCTCCGCATCGGCGCGCTCTGTCGACACGTCGATATCGAGGAGTCCGACCTCATCGCCGAGACGTACGGGAGCTTCTTCGACGCCGCCCCGCTGGTCGCGGACCCGCAGATTCGCAACCGCGGAACCGTCGTCGGCAGTGTTGCCCAGTCCGACCCGAAGGGTGACTGGGGCACGGTCCTCCTCGCACACGACGGCGAAGTCGTCGCCAACGGACCCGACGGCGAACGGACCATCCCTGCGGACGAGTTCTTCCTCCTCCCGTACGACAACATGCTCGACGAGACGGAACTCATCACGGAGCTTCGCGTCCCCGTCCCCACCGAGAACGAGGGGAGCGCCTACCACAAGCTGAAGCGCAAGGTCGGCGACTACGCGATGGTCGGGGTCGCCGCCCGCGTCGTCCTCGAAGACGGCGTCATCACCGACGCCGGCGTCGCGCTCACGGCCGTCGACATCACCAACATCGGCGTCCCGGACGCCGAGGAGATTCTCGTCGACGAGACGCCCTCTGGTGACCTGTTCAAACGGGCGGGCGAGGCCGCGGCGGAGACGGCTCACCCCGAGTCAGACGAACACGGGAGCGCCGACTACAAGGAGAACATGACCCGGGTACTGACCCAGAGAGCCCTCGCGTCCGCCGTGGAGCGTGCGAGATAA
- a CDS encoding nucleotidyltransferase family protein, translating into MSDAGESRSERLPLVHPPAAVGADECAPRVAGVLLAAGTSSRFGDANKLLATYEGTPLVRHAAETLVEAGLAPLVAVVGYQRDRVTAALSGLPFTVVENPQYDEGQATSVRRGVEALDPDVDAVVFALGDMPAVAPESVRALVDVYRTESWTALAAAYEGERGNPVFFDRQHFDALAGVSGDRGGRRILTAGTGSALVETGDAGVRRDVDTRADLDRFG; encoded by the coding sequence ATGAGCGACGCCGGGGAGTCCCGTTCGGAGCGACTGCCGCTCGTCCATCCGCCGGCGGCCGTGGGTGCTGACGAGTGCGCGCCACGTGTGGCCGGCGTCCTCCTCGCTGCGGGGACGAGTTCACGCTTCGGCGACGCGAACAAACTCCTCGCGACCTACGAGGGAACGCCGCTGGTCCGTCACGCGGCCGAGACGCTCGTCGAGGCCGGCCTCGCTCCGCTCGTCGCCGTCGTCGGCTACCAGCGCGACCGGGTGACCGCGGCGCTTTCGGGGCTTCCGTTCACGGTCGTGGAGAACCCCCAGTACGACGAGGGGCAGGCGACGTCGGTCCGGCGGGGAGTCGAGGCGCTCGACCCCGACGTCGACGCCGTCGTGTTCGCGCTCGGTGATATGCCCGCCGTCGCGCCCGAGAGCGTGCGAGCGCTCGTCGACGTCTACCGAACGGAGTCGTGGACCGCGCTCGCGGCCGCCTACGAGGGCGAGCGCGGGAACCCGGTCTTCTTCGACCGCCAGCACTTCGACGCGCTCGCCGGCGTCTCGGGCGACCGGGGTGGCCGGCGAATCCTCACCGCTGGCACAGGGTCGGCGCTGGTCGAGACGGGTGACGCAGGCGTCCGTCGCGACGTCGACACCCGGGCAGACCTCGACCGGTTCGGCTAG
- a CDS encoding NmrA/HSCARG family protein, whose amino-acid sequence MAQKKVLVTGATGQQGGAVVDALRSDATAEYELYGMTRDADSDAAAALAKRGVQVVEANMNDRASLDAAVEGMDYVFLVTTFFEEGPEMETRQGTRMVDACVAADVEYLVYSSVAGADRAPLAHFESKRAVEEYITASGLEWTFVRPVFFMQNFEWQADDIERGTLAMPLAEDVSLAVVDVADIGRLVATAFDDPIRWAGETVELAGDELTLEGFAAAFADALGHDVAAVHLDVDDYRADAGDELADMYQWFNDQGYDVDVPALSARTGIDYTTFAAYVDAHWASRPAPASA is encoded by the coding sequence ATGGCACAGAAGAAGGTGCTCGTCACCGGTGCGACGGGTCAACAGGGTGGTGCAGTCGTCGACGCGCTTCGCTCGGACGCAACGGCCGAGTACGAGCTGTACGGGATGACGCGCGATGCCGACAGTGACGCCGCCGCGGCGCTCGCCAAGCGGGGCGTCCAGGTGGTCGAGGCGAACATGAACGACCGCGCGTCGCTCGACGCGGCCGTCGAGGGGATGGACTACGTCTTCCTCGTCACGACGTTCTTCGAGGAGGGCCCCGAGATGGAGACCCGACAGGGCACGCGGATGGTCGACGCCTGTGTCGCCGCCGACGTCGAGTACCTCGTCTACTCGTCGGTCGCGGGGGCGGACCGCGCCCCGCTCGCACACTTCGAGTCCAAGCGAGCGGTCGAGGAGTACATCACCGCCTCGGGGCTCGAGTGGACGTTCGTCCGGCCGGTGTTCTTCATGCAGAACTTCGAGTGGCAGGCGGACGACATCGAGAGGGGAACCCTCGCCATGCCGCTGGCCGAGGACGTCTCACTCGCCGTCGTCGACGTCGCGGACATCGGACGGCTGGTCGCGACGGCGTTCGACGACCCGATCCGGTGGGCGGGCGAGACAGTCGAACTCGCGGGGGACGAACTGACCCTGGAGGGGTTCGCCGCCGCGTTCGCCGACGCACTCGGCCACGACGTCGCCGCGGTTCACCTCGACGTTGACGACTACCGCGCCGACGCCGGTGACGAACTAGCCGACATGTACCAGTGGTTCAACGACCAAGGGTACGACGTCGACGTGCCGGCGCTCTCGGCGCGGACTGGCATCGACTACACCACCTTCGCGGCGTACGTCGACGCCCACTGGGCGTCGCGGCCAGCGCCCGCCTCGGCCTGA
- a CDS encoding aerobic carbon-monoxide dehydrogenase large subunit — MSSETEKPDAKYRHDEDGGPDPESTCGHGRGGMGEEVKRKEDRRFITGHGNYVDDIKKDGMLHCEVVRSPHAHARINSINKDRALDVDGVVAVLTAEDLAAHDLATMPTLMDDTQDVLVSDKVKFQSQEVAAVIATDRYIAKDGAEKVEVDYETLDAVVDAKKALEPDAPLVRDELEGQESNHIFDWEAGDEAATEQAFEEADVTVEQSMNYQRIHPAPIETCGCVADWDTANEKMTVHLTSQAPHAHRTLFSMVSGIPEHKVRIISPDVGGGFGNKVPIYPGYVIAAAASYVLGQPVKWMEERSENIQTTHFARDYDMTGRIAATSDGVITGVDVDVLANHGAYNAVAQPSKFPAGFFKIFTGSYDIPAAYSSLEAVYTNTAPGGVAYRCSFRVTEAVYLIERLVDILADELDMDPAELRRKNFIPKEAFPYESTTGWTYDSGDYERALDKALESVDYDGLREEQQRRIDADDDRLLGIGLSTFTEIVGAGPGKQCDIAGVEMFDSAEIRVHPTGNATVRIGVQTQGQGHETTFAQIVAEELGLDVADISVEHGDTDTDPYGLGTYASRSTPVGGAATAVAARKVREKAKNIAANELEVAEEDVVWDRSTGTFQVKGAPDRAVTMKEVAAASYMNSPATEEPGLEAVDYYDPPNMTFPFGAYVCVVEVDRETGEVDIRQFYALDDCGNRINPMVIEGQIHGGLAQGIATAMLEEVTFDDNGNVTAGDFMNYLLPTSMEIPHMDTDYTVTPSPHHPIGAKGVGESPTVGSPPAIVNAVVDAMKHAGVKHVDMPMTPDRVWSVMNEAGLTLDPAERFDFDAGETPADD, encoded by the coding sequence ATGAGCAGCGAGACCGAGAAACCCGACGCGAAGTACCGTCACGACGAGGACGGCGGGCCAGACCCCGAATCGACGTGCGGCCACGGACGTGGCGGCATGGGCGAGGAGGTAAAGCGCAAGGAGGACCGCCGCTTCATCACGGGGCACGGCAACTACGTCGACGACATCAAGAAGGACGGGATGCTCCACTGTGAGGTCGTCCGGAGCCCGCACGCCCACGCACGTATCAACTCCATCAACAAGGACCGGGCACTGGACGTCGACGGCGTCGTCGCCGTCCTCACGGCCGAGGACCTCGCCGCGCACGACCTGGCGACGATGCCGACGCTCATGGACGACACCCAAGACGTCCTCGTGAGCGACAAGGTGAAGTTCCAGTCGCAGGAGGTCGCGGCCGTCATCGCCACGGACCGCTACATCGCGAAGGACGGCGCGGAGAAGGTCGAGGTCGACTACGAGACGCTCGACGCCGTCGTCGACGCGAAGAAGGCGCTCGAACCCGACGCACCCCTCGTTCGGGACGAACTCGAGGGGCAAGAGTCGAACCACATCTTCGACTGGGAGGCGGGCGACGAGGCGGCGACGGAGCAGGCGTTCGAGGAGGCGGACGTCACCGTCGAACAGAGCATGAACTACCAGCGCATCCACCCCGCGCCCATCGAGACGTGCGGGTGTGTCGCCGACTGGGACACGGCCAACGAGAAGATGACCGTTCACCTCACCTCGCAGGCCCCCCACGCCCACCGGACCCTCTTCTCGATGGTGTCGGGCATCCCCGAACACAAGGTGCGAATCATCAGCCCCGACGTCGGCGGCGGCTTCGGCAACAAGGTGCCCATCTACCCCGGCTACGTCATCGCCGCGGCGGCGTCGTACGTTCTCGGCCAGCCGGTGAAGTGGATGGAAGAGCGCTCGGAGAACATTCAAACCACTCACTTCGCCCGCGACTACGACATGACCGGCCGCATCGCGGCCACGTCCGACGGAGTCATCACGGGCGTCGACGTGGACGTCCTCGCTAATCACGGCGCGTACAACGCGGTGGCACAGCCGTCGAAGTTCCCGGCGGGCTTCTTCAAGATATTCACCGGGTCGTACGACATCCCGGCGGCGTACAGCAGCTTAGAGGCCGTGTACACGAACACGGCACCCGGTGGTGTCGCGTACCGGTGTTCGTTCCGCGTCACGGAGGCGGTCTACCTCATCGAGCGACTCGTCGACATCCTGGCGGACGAACTCGACATGGACCCGGCGGAACTCCGGCGGAAGAACTTCATCCCGAAGGAGGCGTTCCCGTACGAGTCGACGACCGGGTGGACGTACGATTCGGGCGACTACGAGCGCGCGCTGGACAAAGCGCTCGAGAGCGTCGATTACGACGGGCTGCGCGAGGAACAACAGCGCCGCATCGACGCGGACGACGACCGGTTGTTGGGAATCGGCCTCTCGACGTTCACCGAGATCGTCGGTGCCGGCCCCGGCAAGCAGTGTGACATCGCCGGTGTCGAGATGTTCGACTCCGCCGAGATTCGCGTCCACCCGACCGGGAACGCCACGGTTCGGATCGGCGTCCAGACGCAGGGGCAGGGCCACGAGACGACGTTCGCTCAGATCGTCGCCGAGGAACTCGGCCTCGACGTCGCGGACATCTCCGTCGAACACGGCGACACGGACACCGACCCCTACGGGTTGGGCACGTACGCGTCCCGGTCGACGCCCGTCGGCGGGGCCGCGACGGCCGTCGCCGCCCGCAAGGTGCGGGAGAAGGCGAAGAACATCGCCGCGAACGAACTCGAGGTCGCCGAAGAGGACGTCGTCTGGGACCGCTCCACCGGAACGTTCCAGGTCAAGGGCGCGCCCGACCGCGCCGTGACGATGAAGGAGGTCGCCGCCGCCTCGTACATGAACTCCCCGGCGACCGAAGAACCCGGCCTCGAAGCCGTCGACTACTACGACCCGCCGAACATGACGTTCCCGTTCGGGGCGTACGTCTGCGTGGTCGAGGTCGACCGCGAGACCGGCGAGGTCGACATCCGGCAGTTCTACGCGCTCGACGACTGCGGCAACCGCATCAACCCGATGGTCATCGAGGGGCAGATTCACGGCGGCCTCGCACAGGGCATCGCCACCGCGATGCTCGAGGAGGTCACCTTCGACGACAACGGCAACGTCACGGCAGGTGACTTCATGAACTACCTCCTCCCGACGTCGATGGAGATTCCCCACATGGACACCGACTACACGGTGACGCCGTCGCCACACCACCCCATCGGCGCGAAGGGTGTCGGTGAATCCCCCACGGTGGGGTCGCCGCCGGCCATCGTCAACGCAGTGGTCGACGCGATGAAGCACGCGGGTGTGAAGCACGTCGACATGCCCATGACGCCCGACCGCGTCTGGTCCGTGATGAACGAGGCGGGACTGACACTCGACCCGGCCGAACGCTTCGACTTCGACGCCGGCGAGACGCCCGCCGACGACTGA
- a CDS encoding AbrB/MazE/SpoVT family DNA-binding domain-containing protein yields the protein MGMLADTKVSEKNLTTIPKPVRNFLDVGEGDRVEWHVEDGHVIVRKAGPSAAD from the coding sequence ATGGGAATGCTAGCGGACACCAAGGTCTCGGAGAAGAATCTCACGACCATCCCCAAGCCGGTCCGGAACTTCCTCGACGTGGGCGAGGGTGACCGTGTCGAGTGGCACGTCGAGGACGGGCACGTCATCGTGCGCAAAGCCGGCCCCTCGGCCGCCGACTGA
- a CDS encoding glutaredoxin family protein codes for MTLTLYALDGCPFCETVHDALTEAGIDYETEWVEAMHSERNEVKRVSGQRGVPVLVDDDHGVTMAESEKILQYVDRTLA; via the coding sequence ATGACGCTCACCCTGTACGCACTCGACGGCTGTCCGTTCTGCGAGACGGTCCACGACGCGCTCACCGAGGCAGGCATCGACTACGAGACCGAGTGGGTCGAGGCGATGCACTCCGAGCGCAACGAGGTAAAGCGCGTGAGCGGACAGCGCGGCGTCCCCGTCCTCGTCGACGACGACCACGGCGTGACGATGGCCGAGAGCGAGAAGATACTCCAGTACGTCGACCGGACGCTCGCCTGA